One Ostreibacterium oceani genomic region harbors:
- a CDS encoding symmetrical bis(5'-nucleosyl)-tetraphosphatase gives MSTYIIGDVHGCYQSLLALLGKIQFNPKKDKLIFVGDLINRGPDSLSVLRFVKSLGDSAVVVLGNHDISFIAYMAGVYHGRGTDFPKMALAKDSTALSEWLRNQPLLHQVLDLNYLVVHAAIPPEWSIEKATQRARKAEKKLRGENYKKYLRAAYQPGPTHWKKCQTKRDKFRYTVNGLTRLRYCDAKGGFDLSEKAPPRQQKKGLLPWFESRQSRQDDQATQIVFGHWAALGYHQYGNSICIDSGCVWGNRLTALKITPDGYLAIHKKR, from the coding sequence ATGAGTACGTACATTATCGGGGATGTCCACGGTTGTTATCAATCGCTATTGGCATTATTGGGTAAAATACAATTTAACCCCAAAAAAGATAAACTGATTTTCGTGGGCGATTTAATCAATCGCGGGCCTGATTCTTTGTCCGTATTGCGCTTTGTCAAGTCATTAGGCGACTCGGCGGTGGTTGTTTTGGGCAACCATGATATTTCTTTTATTGCGTACATGGCAGGCGTGTATCATGGGCGCGGTACGGATTTTCCGAAAATGGCATTGGCAAAAGACAGTACGGCATTGTCTGAGTGGCTAAGAAACCAGCCACTATTGCATCAGGTGTTGGATTTGAACTATCTAGTCGTTCATGCGGCTATTCCGCCTGAGTGGTCGATTGAAAAAGCAACCCAGCGAGCGCGTAAGGCAGAAAAAAAACTGCGTGGTGAAAACTACAAAAAATATCTGCGTGCCGCGTATCAACCAGGCCCAACGCATTGGAAAAAATGCCAAACGAAACGCGATAAGTTTCGTTATACAGTTAACGGATTAACGCGGTTGCGCTATTGCGATGCTAAGGGTGGCTTTGATCTATCTGAAAAGGCACCGCCTAGGCAGCAAAAAAAAGGACTGTTGCCTTGGTTTGAAAGTCGGCAGTCGCGACAAGATGACCAAGCCACGCAGATTGTCTTTGGTCACTGGGCAGCGTTGGGGTACCATCAGTATGGTAATAGCATTTGTATAGACAGTGGCTGTGTCTGGGGTAATCGGCTCACCGCGCTTAAAATCACGCCAGACGGATATTTGGCCATTCATAAAAAGAGATAG
- a CDS encoding 2-oxoglutarate dehydrogenase E1 component encodes MSNYEQLKKTAHLSGANATFVESLYETFLTTPDEVPDNWRQYFQQLKDNDQTPDTPRLIVQDKFQILSKLPKGSSDSGDASAKQSAVNSLIGAYRNSGHKDANIDPLNFRDRNTVIDLDYRYHNLNDSDLDEYFDVSTLFVEQTQMKLRDIIAYLKDVYTTTIGAEFAHIHDIKEKRWLQERLERFAHKPKATPAQKREILQNLVKGEGLEKYLHTRYVGQKRFSLEGGESLIPMMDHLLQKLGTNGSKEVVIGMAHRGRLNLLINILGKLPANLFDEFEGRAIKENTAGDVKYHMGFSSDVETPGGNLHLALAFNPSHLEIVNPVVQGSVRARMERRKKTPGAGSAMGVANEVVPIQIHGDAAFANQGVIQETLQLSQVRGYRVGGTVHIIINNQVGFTTSNPLDARSSLYCSDPAKMVQAPVIHVNGDDPEAVVLCAEIAADYIFKYNKDIVLDLVCYRRLGHNEADEPAITQPMMYKIIRSHQSTLSLYAEKLQAEGIISASELTDIQNAYKAKLDAGESVSRPIPTTKHNSEAIKAWEQFAAQDWATPVDTTYDKAALVALAKKTFGYPDSFTPHRIVKKLYDTRIDMSEDKQPCDWGFAENLAYATLLEDGYLVRLSGEDTGRGTFAHRHAVIHDATTGESYTPLANISPNQPSCRIIDSILSEEAVLGYEYGFSQSEPNALVIWEAQFGDFANGAQVLFDQFIASGEAKWERYCGLAVMLPHGYEGQGPEHSSARLERYLQLCAQNNMRVCMPTTPAQTFHMLRRQMKQSFRKPLIIMTPKSLLRHKLAVNTMDDLANGKFHEIIGEIDALDTATVKRIIFCSGKVYYDLLEKRREQGITNIAIIRIEELYPFPAKDYAAQIRSYPNAVEIVWAQEEPENQGSWRNIVHQLTQHNPSQAPISYIGRPESASTAAGYAYVHNKEQAALVEQALNISDKHS; translated from the coding sequence ATGAGTAATTACGAACAACTAAAAAAAACGGCCCATTTATCGGGCGCTAACGCCACCTTTGTCGAGAGCCTTTACGAAACATTCCTCACGACCCCAGATGAAGTCCCTGACAACTGGCGACAATACTTCCAGCAACTCAAAGATAACGACCAAACGCCCGATACGCCAAGGCTAATCGTTCAAGATAAATTCCAAATTTTATCTAAACTCCCCAAGGGTAGTAGCGATAGCGGTGATGCATCAGCCAAGCAGTCTGCAGTCAACTCACTGATTGGTGCTTATCGCAATTCGGGTCACAAAGACGCCAACATTGATCCACTGAATTTCCGTGACCGCAATACGGTTATTGATTTAGACTATCGTTATCACAACCTAAACGACAGCGATTTAGACGAATATTTTGATGTGTCAACCCTATTCGTTGAGCAAACACAGATGAAGCTACGCGATATTATTGCGTACCTCAAAGATGTTTACACCACGACCATCGGCGCCGAATTTGCGCATATTCACGATATCAAAGAAAAACGCTGGCTACAAGAGCGACTAGAGCGCTTTGCACACAAACCAAAAGCGACCCCTGCACAAAAACGCGAAATTTTACAGAATCTCGTCAAAGGCGAAGGGCTAGAAAAATACCTACATACCCGTTATGTCGGTCAAAAACGGTTTTCTTTGGAAGGCGGCGAATCACTAATTCCCATGATGGACCACTTACTACAAAAGCTCGGCACAAACGGTAGCAAAGAAGTCGTCATCGGCATGGCACACCGTGGCCGATTGAATTTACTCATTAACATTTTAGGCAAATTGCCCGCCAATCTATTTGATGAGTTCGAGGGTCGTGCCATTAAGGAAAACACAGCCGGTGATGTCAAGTACCATATGGGTTTTTCGTCAGATGTCGAAACACCTGGCGGCAATTTGCACCTAGCGTTAGCGTTTAACCCATCACATTTAGAGATTGTCAATCCTGTCGTCCAAGGCTCTGTGCGAGCACGGATGGAGCGTCGCAAAAAAACACCTGGCGCTGGCTCTGCTATGGGTGTTGCTAACGAAGTTGTACCCATTCAAATCCATGGCGATGCCGCCTTTGCAAACCAAGGCGTCATCCAAGAAACACTCCAGCTTTCTCAAGTGCGTGGCTACCGTGTCGGTGGTACGGTGCATATTATTATCAACAACCAAGTCGGATTCACAACGTCTAATCCGCTGGATGCCCGTTCCTCGCTGTATTGCTCGGACCCTGCCAAAATGGTGCAGGCGCCTGTCATCCACGTCAATGGCGACGACCCAGAGGCTGTCGTGCTTTGCGCTGAAATAGCGGCGGATTATATTTTTAAATATAACAAAGACATCGTTCTCGATTTGGTCTGTTACCGCCGACTGGGGCATAACGAAGCAGACGAGCCAGCCATCACGCAACCGATGATGTATAAAATTATCCGTTCGCACCAATCAACCCTTAGTTTATACGCTGAAAAACTCCAAGCAGAGGGCATCATTAGCGCTAGCGAGCTAACCGATATACAAAACGCCTACAAGGCAAAACTCGATGCAGGTGAAAGCGTATCCCGACCGATCCCCACGACCAAACACAACAGCGAAGCCATTAAAGCGTGGGAGCAATTTGCAGCACAAGACTGGGCAACTCCTGTCGATACGACATACGATAAGGCCGCTTTGGTCGCACTCGCCAAAAAAACCTTCGGCTATCCTGACAGTTTCACGCCGCATCGTATCGTTAAAAAACTCTACGATACGCGCATTGATATGAGCGAAGACAAGCAGCCCTGTGACTGGGGTTTTGCTGAAAATTTAGCCTATGCCACGCTGCTTGAAGACGGCTACCTCGTTCGCCTCTCAGGGGAAGATACGGGTCGCGGCACGTTTGCGCACCGCCACGCCGTCATCCACGACGCCACCACAGGCGAAAGCTATACACCGCTAGCCAATATCAGCCCTAACCAGCCTAGCTGCCGAATTATCGACTCCATTTTGTCAGAAGAAGCCGTACTCGGTTATGAATACGGTTTTTCACAAAGCGAGCCCAATGCGCTGGTCATCTGGGAAGCGCAATTTGGTGATTTCGCTAACGGTGCACAAGTCCTATTTGACCAATTTATTGCCTCTGGCGAAGCCAAGTGGGAGCGCTATTGTGGGCTTGCTGTCATGCTACCACACGGCTACGAAGGACAAGGCCCTGAGCATTCCTCGGCACGACTAGAGCGTTATTTACAGCTTTGTGCGCAAAACAACATGCGTGTCTGCATGCCAACCACACCCGCGCAAACCTTTCACATGTTGCGGCGACAAATGAAACAATCGTTTAGAAAGCCGCTTATCATTATGACGCCCAAATCACTGCTGCGCCATAAACTTGCTGTCAATACAATGGACGATTTAGCCAATGGCAAATTCCATGAAATCATTGGTGAAATTGATGCGTTGGATACCGCAACAGTCAAACGGATTATTTTCTGTTCGGGTAAAGTTTACTACGACTTACTGGAAAAACGCCGCGAACAAGGCATCACAAACATTGCCATCATTCGCATCGAGGAATTATACCCATTCCCAGCCAAAGACTATGCGGCACAAATTCGCAGTTATCCTAATGCCGTTGAAATCGTCTGGGCACAAGAAGAGCCTGAAAACCAAGGGTCTTGGCGCAATATTGTTCATCAATTAACCCAACACAACCCTAGCCAAGCGCCTATCAGCTATATCGGTCGCCCTGAGTCAGCCTCAACCGCAGCAGGATATGCGTATGTCCACAATAAAGAGCAGGCCGCCTTGGTAGAACAGGCATTAAACATTTCTGACAAGCACTCGTGA
- the odhB gene encoding 2-oxoglutarate dehydrogenase complex dihydrolipoyllysine-residue succinyltransferase, whose protein sequence is MSNEVRVPQLPESVADATLLDWHKSVGDFVNQGENLVDLETDKVVLELPAPISGTLKEIVIESGETVEGDALVAYIEAGEAPAAEAKATDAQTDKGDADKGDAGKADKAEPAAVETKSAPNTSGQSIASPAAKKMMAETGVTAVAGTGHSGRITKQDVLSTLAHGAAPMRAEERVPMTRLRKRIAERLLESQQTSALLTTFNEINMKPVMDIRSQYKDAFEKRHDTRLGFMSFFVKAATEALKEFPAVNAAIDGDDIVYHNYFDIGIAVSSPRGLVVPILRDTDRMSFADIEAQIREYGGKAKNGSLTIEEMTGGTFSITNGGVFGSMMSTPIVNPPQSAILGMHNIVERAVVENGEIVIRPMMYVALTYDHRIIDGRESVSFLVHLKNMLEDPARLLLDV, encoded by the coding sequence ATGAGCAATGAAGTCCGTGTCCCACAACTCCCCGAATCTGTCGCTGATGCGACTTTGTTAGACTGGCATAAAAGCGTTGGCGATTTTGTGAATCAAGGAGAAAATCTCGTTGATTTAGAAACTGACAAAGTCGTACTAGAGCTGCCCGCACCGATTAGTGGCACGCTCAAAGAAATCGTCATTGAAAGCGGTGAAACCGTCGAAGGTGATGCTTTAGTCGCTTATATCGAAGCGGGCGAAGCGCCTGCCGCCGAGGCTAAAGCCACCGACGCGCAAACTGACAAGGGCGACGCCGACAAAGGTGACGCTGGCAAGGCCGATAAAGCCGAACCCGCCGCTGTTGAAACAAAATCAGCCCCTAACACAAGCGGTCAGAGCATTGCCAGCCCCGCAGCAAAGAAAATGATGGCAGAAACTGGCGTAACGGCCGTTGCAGGCACAGGTCACAGCGGCCGCATCACCAAACAAGACGTACTCTCCACTTTGGCCCATGGCGCAGCACCGATGCGCGCCGAAGAACGCGTCCCCATGACACGACTACGCAAGCGAATTGCCGAGCGGTTACTCGAGTCACAGCAAACCTCTGCGCTACTGACTACGTTTAACGAGATCAACATGAAGCCTGTCATGGACATTCGTAGCCAATACAAAGATGCTTTTGAAAAACGTCACGATACCCGATTAGGCTTTATGTCTTTCTTTGTCAAAGCGGCAACCGAGGCACTCAAAGAATTTCCCGCAGTCAATGCCGCCATTGATGGCGACGACATTGTCTATCACAATTATTTTGATATTGGTATTGCCGTATCCAGCCCACGCGGCTTGGTCGTTCCTATTCTACGTGATACGGATCGCATGAGTTTTGCCGATATCGAAGCACAAATTCGTGAGTACGGCGGCAAAGCCAAAAACGGCAGCCTAACCATTGAAGAAATGACAGGCGGTACTTTCTCTATTACTAACGGTGGGGTGTTTGGCTCTATGATGTCCACACCGATTGTCAACCCGCCGCAGTCGGCAATTTTAGGGATGCACAATATCGTTGAGCGCGCGGTTGTTGAGAATGGTGAGATTGTGATTCGTCCTATGATGTACGTTGCGTTGACTTATGACCACCGTATTATCGATGGACGTGAGTCAGTCAGTTTTTTAGTCCATTTGAAAAACATGCTCGAAGATCCTGCTAGATTATTACTTGACGTATAA
- a CDS encoding aldo/keto reductase: MFENNYRTIKPSGLSDELSFSPIGLGTVKFGRNTDVKYAHAFELPSDAAICALLARAKSLNINLIDTAPAYGESEKRIGQLLSQREHWVISTKVGERYHAGQSVFDFTQAAIEQSILQSLKRLNTTWLDIVLIHSDGNDFDILAHTDAVNTLQRFKRKGIIRAIGISSKTAEGGIAALKHYDMDIAMITHHLHYRAEQPVIDYAMAHHKQIFIKKAFASGHLIQPVAQAASQTASQAASQPDNPTDTLQATMDFLLASPVNTVICGTINPEHLSANCRAAENSLQAIAQCATRYSNTGALRKK; this comes from the coding sequence ATGTTTGAAAACAATTACAGGACGATTAAACCTAGTGGGTTATCTGATGAATTATCCTTTTCTCCCATTGGTTTAGGCACTGTCAAATTCGGCCGCAATACTGATGTGAAGTATGCGCATGCCTTTGAGCTGCCGAGCGACGCTGCTATTTGCGCGTTGCTAGCGCGCGCTAAATCACTCAATATCAATTTGATAGACACAGCACCTGCCTATGGTGAAAGCGAAAAAAGAATCGGACAACTGTTGTCCCAACGCGAGCACTGGGTGATTTCGACCAAAGTTGGGGAACGCTATCACGCAGGACAATCCGTTTTTGACTTTACCCAAGCAGCAATCGAGCAAAGTATTTTACAATCGCTAAAACGGCTGAACACAACTTGGCTGGACATTGTGCTGATTCATTCAGATGGCAATGATTTTGATATCCTTGCACATACCGATGCCGTCAACACGCTACAGCGATTCAAACGCAAAGGCATTATCCGAGCCATTGGCATCTCTAGTAAAACGGCCGAAGGTGGCATTGCAGCACTCAAGCACTATGATATGGACATTGCCATGATTACACACCATCTGCATTACCGCGCTGAACAGCCCGTTATTGATTATGCCATGGCGCACCACAAACAAATTTTTATCAAAAAAGCCTTTGCCAGTGGCCATCTGATACAACCAGTCGCACAAGCAGCTAGCCAAACAGCCAGCCAAGCAGCCAGCCAGCCTGACAATCCAACAGACACACTGCAAGCCACTATGGATTTTTTACTCGCCTCACCTGTCAATACCGTTATCTGCGGAACAATCAATCCAGAACACCTGAGCGCCAACTGCCGTGCCGCTGAAAATAGCCTACAGGCAATCGCGCAATGTGCCACTCGATATTCAAATACAGGGGCTTTACGTAAAAAATAA
- a CDS encoding DUF6196 family protein: MVQISHETTEQTENRLRKVISETDFKVYAGAYAFEEFPLAKFNDKVNQNALCLIRDEEVWSQLIPSDDQSKELFQIFSFHFDECKDNSGFIGWLANHLKARLGTGLFVTCGQNTNRDGIFDYWGCPLALGDKAVAEVQKLIEDGKNL; the protein is encoded by the coding sequence ATGGTGCAAATAAGCCACGAAACAACCGAGCAGACAGAAAACCGTCTCAGAAAAGTGATTTCCGAAACAGATTTTAAAGTTTACGCAGGCGCATACGCCTTTGAAGAATTTCCATTGGCAAAATTTAATGACAAAGTGAATCAAAATGCGCTGTGTTTAATCCGAGATGAAGAGGTTTGGAGTCAACTTATTCCCTCTGACGACCAATCCAAAGAATTGTTCCAGATTTTCTCTTTTCATTTTGATGAATGTAAAGATAACAGCGGATTTATAGGTTGGTTAGCTAATCATTTGAAGGCAAGATTAGGAACAGGTTTATTTGTAACCTGTGGACAAAACACGAACAGGGATGGAATATTTGATTACTGGGGTTGCCCGTTAGCGCTTGGTGACAAAGCAGTCGCTGAAGTTCAAAAACTGATAGAGGATGGAAAAAACCTATAG
- a CDS encoding alkaline phosphatase family protein, producing MMKTATNSHADPNTKTILIIIDGLANEIAEKAMGSIHSWIEAGIAKHQVIECALPSASRPLYETILTGKTPYESGITVNTVNRLSNERSLFHDVSDAGLTTAAAAYHWFSELYNQSPYDVWTHRIQNDKNKPIQHGIFYHQDHYPDMAVFQDAEYLRKTYDPDFLLIHPMNVDDTGHQYGVYSDEYLCQARQVDQVIGHIVPAWIAAGYQILITSDHGMNNDKGASHGGMAAIERLVPLYVIGERILDIVPCQGVKQTEIIAYLQKVMQITGG from the coding sequence ATGATGAAAACCGCCACAAACAGCCACGCTGATCCTAACACTAAGACAATTTTAATTATTATTGATGGGCTCGCCAATGAAATCGCCGAAAAAGCGATGGGTAGTATTCACAGCTGGATTGAAGCAGGCATTGCCAAGCACCAAGTTATTGAGTGCGCTTTGCCATCAGCTTCTCGCCCACTGTACGAAACCATTTTAACAGGCAAAACACCCTATGAAAGCGGTATTACGGTAAATACCGTGAACCGTCTATCGAATGAGCGCAGTCTGTTTCATGACGTCAGTGATGCAGGGCTCACAACGGCGGCTGCCGCTTATCACTGGTTTAGCGAGCTATATAATCAATCACCGTATGATGTTTGGACACACCGTATTCAAAATGATAAAAACAAACCTATTCAACACGGTATTTTTTATCATCAAGACCATTATCCTGATATGGCGGTTTTTCAAGACGCTGAATACCTCAGAAAAACCTACGACCCTGATTTTTTATTAATTCACCCAATGAACGTCGATGATACTGGTCATCAATATGGCGTTTATAGCGATGAATATCTTTGTCAAGCACGCCAAGTTGACCAAGTTATTGGCCACATTGTCCCAGCTTGGATTGCTGCGGGCTATCAAATTTTAATCACCTCAGACCACGGCATGAATAATGACAAAGGCGCGAGCCACGGTGGCATGGCAGCGATAGAAAGGCTCGTCCCGCTATACGTCATCGGCGAACGAATATTAGATATCGTTCCTTGCCAAGGCGTAAAACAGACTGAGATTATTGCTTATTTACAAAAAGTAATGCAGATAACAGGTGGCTGA
- the coaD gene encoding pantetheine-phosphate adenylyltransferase translates to MAQKNVAIYPGTFNPVTSGHIDIVHRAAKMFDKIYICVAESQHKNPLFSLDERVALIESIAFADHVEVIGFRKLLIDLCHELNANVIIRGLRMVSDFEYEFQLASMNRHLDPQIETIFLTPAEDKSFISSTIVREVAKLGGDVTQLVPQHVAAALREKYAP, encoded by the coding sequence ATGGCACAAAAAAACGTGGCGATTTACCCAGGCACTTTTAACCCAGTGACCAGCGGACATATTGATATTGTCCATCGGGCGGCAAAAATGTTCGATAAAATCTATATTTGTGTGGCTGAGAGTCAACACAAAAACCCTTTATTTAGTTTAGATGAGCGGGTTGCGCTTATCGAATCCATTGCATTTGCCGATCATGTCGAGGTGATTGGGTTTCGCAAGCTGCTGATTGATTTATGCCATGAGCTCAATGCCAATGTCATTATTCGTGGACTGCGGATGGTGTCTGATTTTGAATACGAATTTCAGTTGGCCTCGATGAACCGCCATTTGGATCCACAAATTGAAACGATATTTCTAACACCTGCTGAAGATAAATCCTTTATCTCGTCGACAATTGTCCGCGAAGTTGCCAAGCTCGGTGGCGACGTCACTCAGCTAGTGCCACAGCATGTTGCAGCGGCACTAAGAGAAAAATACGCGCCTTAA
- the lpdA gene encoding dihydrolipoyl dehydrogenase has protein sequence MSNYDVIVIGGGPGGYVAAIRAAQLGKRVACVEMYQHKGETPALGGTCLNVGCIPSKVLLETTEHFHRLDSLAAHGISIKGASIDIATMQTRKDGIVGQLTGGIEQLFKANQIDWIQGQGKLTAKDSVAVTDAAGKVETYKTQYVILAPGSVPIDIPVAKMDHTHIVDSTGALSFTEVPKRLGVIGAGVIGLEMSSVWHRLGAEVTIFEASATLLPQVDQEIAKDAGRQFKMQKLDIRLGAAVKQADVKNNEVVITYEDKKGDQTQTVDKLLVCVGRRPNTQDLFAEGLGIKCDDRGFIEVDDQCRTGLANVFAVGDCVRGPMLAHKASEEGVMAAEVIDGQSPHMNLELVPSIIYTNPEIASVGKTEEQLKAEGIPYKKGDFPFAANGRAKAMDADKGRVKILAHDVTDEILGAHIIGPMASELIQELVVAMEYKAAAEDIARICHGHPGLVEAIHEAALAVDGRALHKVNK, from the coding sequence ATGTCAAATTATGATGTCATTGTGATTGGTGGTGGCCCAGGTGGCTATGTTGCGGCGATTCGCGCCGCTCAACTCGGTAAACGCGTTGCCTGTGTCGAAATGTACCAGCACAAAGGCGAAACACCTGCATTGGGCGGTACTTGTCTCAACGTGGGCTGTATCCCCTCAAAAGTGTTATTAGAAACCACCGAGCATTTTCATCGCCTAGACAGCCTTGCTGCACATGGTATCAGCATCAAAGGGGCTAGCATTGATATTGCAACCATGCAAACACGAAAAGACGGCATCGTGGGGCAATTAACTGGCGGTATTGAGCAGCTTTTCAAAGCCAATCAAATCGATTGGATTCAGGGTCAAGGGAAACTCACCGCCAAAGATTCGGTAGCAGTCACGGATGCAGCAGGAAAAGTCGAAACTTACAAAACCCAATACGTTATCCTTGCGCCAGGCTCGGTACCCATTGACATCCCAGTGGCAAAAATGGATCACACCCACATTGTTGATTCGACTGGCGCACTATCTTTTACCGAAGTACCTAAGCGATTAGGCGTTATTGGCGCTGGCGTTATTGGCCTTGAAATGAGCAGTGTATGGCACCGTTTGGGCGCAGAGGTCACTATTTTTGAAGCCTCCGCAACCCTGTTACCACAGGTTGACCAAGAAATCGCCAAAGATGCAGGGCGTCAATTCAAAATGCAAAAACTCGACATCCGCCTTGGCGCCGCAGTCAAACAAGCTGACGTCAAAAACAATGAAGTCGTCATTACCTACGAAGACAAAAAAGGAGATCAAACTCAAACAGTTGACAAGTTACTTGTTTGCGTTGGTCGGCGCCCAAACACCCAAGACTTATTCGCTGAAGGCCTAGGCATCAAATGCGATGACCGTGGTTTTATCGAGGTCGATGACCAGTGTCGCACAGGGCTTGCCAACGTCTTTGCGGTAGGTGACTGCGTCCGTGGCCCGATGCTTGCCCACAAAGCATCAGAAGAAGGCGTCATGGCCGCTGAAGTCATTGATGGCCAATCACCGCATATGAACCTCGAACTCGTACCCAGCATCATCTACACAAACCCAGAGATTGCGAGTGTCGGCAAAACCGAAGAACAACTCAAGGCTGAAGGCATCCCGTACAAAAAAGGCGACTTCCCCTTTGCCGCGAATGGTCGTGCCAAAGCCATGGATGCCGATAAAGGCCGCGTCAAAATCTTGGCCCATGACGTCACCGATGAAATTTTAGGGGCGCATATTATTGGCCCGATGGCATCAGAGCTGATTCAAGAGCTCGTGGTCGCAATGGAATACAAAGCCGCTGCCGAGGACATTGCGCGCATTTGTCATGGCCACCCAGGATTGGTCGAGGCCATCCATGAAGCCGCCTTAGCTGTTGATGGTCGCGCCTTGCACAAAGTCAATAAATAG
- the rsmD gene encoding 16S rRNA (guanine(966)-N(2))-methyltransferase RsmD, which produces MSNRRFSRRNSPARNTVKVMAGELRGRAIPFASADGLRPTGSRVRETLFNWLAPVIEGSRCLDLFAGSGVLGIEAISRGAAWVTLVESHRPTAQQLATVLSDLSIQNAQIIQADFQRFLASHPVDYDVVFLDPPYAKRYLSRVLLGLQDLQKNKPRYIFIEDNQPIESLMAALPDYQLMRAKQAGAIYYGLLVLNRDTL; this is translated from the coding sequence ATGTCAAACCGCCGTTTTTCTCGTCGAAATTCACCTGCTCGCAACACGGTCAAAGTCATGGCTGGCGAACTCCGTGGACGCGCCATACCTTTTGCGTCAGCTGACGGGCTCAGGCCGACAGGTTCTCGGGTGCGTGAGACACTGTTTAATTGGCTGGCACCCGTGATTGAGGGTAGTCGCTGTTTGGATTTGTTTGCTGGTAGCGGTGTATTGGGTATTGAGGCGATTTCCAGAGGTGCTGCATGGGTGACTTTGGTAGAATCACACCGCCCGACTGCCCAACAGCTTGCAACAGTGCTCAGCGATTTATCTATACAAAATGCACAAATTATCCAGGCAGATTTTCAGCGTTTTTTAGCGTCTCATCCCGTCGATTACGATGTGGTTTTTTTGGATCCGCCCTATGCTAAGCGCTATTTGTCGCGTGTGTTATTGGGCTTGCAAGATTTGCAGAAAAACAAACCTCGTTATATTTTTATTGAGGATAATCAGCCGATTGAGTCGTTAATGGCGGCGTTGCCTGATTATCAGCTAATGCGTGCTAAGCAAGCAGGGGCAATTTATTATGGGTTATTGGTGTTAAATCGTGATACCTTATGA